The nucleotide sequence GTATGTGAGAGCATCAGCATGCCGGTCACCGGCGGTGTGCCCCACCATTACAAGAACACCAAGAATAAATAATAGACTAATATATTGACAAGGGTCAGCGGCAGCCCTATCTTCACGAATTCAAGAAACGTCAATGTCTCGCCGGATCTTCTTTCCGCGTTCTGTATTATTATCACATTGCTAGCCGCCCCGAGGATGGTGAGGTTGCCGGCGATGGTGCTCCCTACGGCCAGCGCCATCATCGCTTTGGTCTCGGCTCCCAGCTGAACTAGCGTGGGCAGGTACAGCGCAACCAGCGGGACGTTAGAGATGAGCTGGCTCAAGAGGACGCTTGTTGTCATAATAACGCTTCCTGAAGCTAGATTAAGATCCATTGAGCTGACTATTGACTGGAATACCTCAGAGTCCCAAACGCTCTGCATAAGGATGAACATAGAGGCAAAAAAGACCAGCGTGTACCAATCGATTCTCCTGATAATACCGAGCCTTTTTGAGCTGAGGAGCACAACTGGCAAGGCTGAGACAAGCGCAATATAGGTTAGCCTGAAGTCGATCTGTAAATCTGTAAATACCAACACGATCTTTGCCACTACTAGGGCAAACATCAGGGCCAGCGAAACCTTAGAGAGTACTGCCAGTTTCCGGTCCGCTATGGGCACCGGGGAGTGGGTGAGCGGCTCACCGCTGAAGTGCTTTCTGTATAGGAGCTTCAACAGAAGGTAAGCCAAGAACAGGTTTAGCAGTGTTGGAATTGAAAGGTACTTGAAGAATGTAACGAAGGGATTGGTGATATTCCCATTGATGGAAATCAGGAGATTCTGCGGATTCCCTATAGGGCTCATTGCACTGCCGATCGTTA is from Dehalococcoidia bacterium and encodes:
- a CDS encoding anion transporter, with product MIPLIVLLVVFVLIAVRHIGNIRLQIWQIMLLGAIGVLLTGQISPQNALKSVNLDVMLFLFGTFIVGQALEESGYLAHLSSRLFKRGRTLDSLVLSILFGMGMLSALLMNDTLAIIGTPVVLSLARRTNVQPKVLLIALAFAVTIGSAMSPIGNPQNLLISINGNITNPFVTFFKYLSIPTLLNLFLAYLLLKLLYRKHFSGEPLTHSPVPIADRKLAVLSKVSLALMFALVVAKIVLVFTDLQIDFRLTYIALVSALPVVLLSSKRLGIIRRIDWYTLVFFASMFILMQSVWDSEVFQSIVSSMDLNLASGSVIMTTSVLLSQLISNVPLVALYLPTLVQLGAETKAMMALAVGSTIAGNLTILGAASNVIIIQNAERRSGETLTFLEFVKIGLPLTLVNILVYYLFLVFL